In Streptomyces rapamycinicus NRRL 5491, the genomic stretch GCCGTCGCGTTCCCCGTGTTCAGACGGATGACACGGCAGATTCCGCGTCGTAGCGAACCCGGTGGCACAGCCCCGGAATCTCGCCCGACGCGAGCCGCGGAAGCACCTCGGGAAGCTCCTCGAAACCGCATTCGCCGGTGACGAGGGCGTCGAAGGCGGGGTCGGCGAGCAGTTCGAGCGCCAGCGCCATCCGGTCGCCGTAGGAGCGGCGGGCGCCCCGGGCCGGGGACACCGTCCCCACCTGGCTGCTGCGCACCGTCAGCCGCCGGGAGTGGAACGCCTCGCCCAGCGGCAGGCCGATCCGCCGGTCCCCGTACCAGCTCAGCTCCAGTACGGTGCCCTCCGGGGCGAGGAGCTCCAGCGAGCGCGCGAGCCCCTGTTCGGTGGCGCTGGCGTGCACCACCAGATCGAGGTCGCCCGCCGCCTCCCCGGGGAGCGCGAAGTCCACCCCGAGCGCCCGCGCGACCTCCGCGCGCGCCGGGTCGGCGTCCACCAGCTGCACCCGTACGGCCGGGAACCGGGACAGCACCGCCGCGACGGAGGCACCCACCATCCCCGCCCCCACCACCGCGATCCGGTCGCCCAGCAGCGGCGCGGCGTCCCACGCGGCGTTCACCGCGGTCTCCACCGTCCCCGCCAGCACCGCGCGCGGCGCGGGCACGCCCTCCGGCACCGGGGTCACCGCGCTCGCCGGGACCACATAGCGGGTCTGATGCGGATACAGACTGAAGACGGTGCGCCCCCGCAGGGACGCCGGCCCCTCCTCGACCAGCCCCACATTGAGATAGCCGTACTTCACCGGCCCCGGGAACTCGCCGTCCTGGAACGGCGCGCGCATCGCGGAGTACTGGCTCTCCGGTACGCCACCGCGGAAGACCAGGGTCTCCGTACCGCGGCTCACCCCGGAGCACAGCGTGCGCACCACCACGTCCTCGGGACCGGGTTCGGCCAGGTCCACCTCCCGTATCTCGCCATGGCCGGGGGAGCGGAGCCAGAAGGCACGGGCGGTGCGCGTCATACGACGTTCTCCTGAGGGGCTGAACAATCGGACGGTGGCCCACGTACGGATGACCATGAAGCCGCGAACACGGTACGCGGCACCCATTCACTCCGCCACACAGCCCGGAGGGTGCACGGTGGCCCTGAACAATCCCTACAACACGACGCCGTTGCGGAACGAGACGGCGGTGGGCGCGGCCGCTCAGCTGCTGTTGCTCGTCCTGCTCGGCACGGCGATCGACCTCGGGCCCGCGGGCTGGCTGACCGGCCTGGCCTTCGCGGTCGCCACCTGGGCCGTGCTCACCCGCGCCCTGCAACGGTCCTGGCTCGCCTCCTTCGGCGCGGCCAACCGCGTCACCCTGGCGCGGGCCACGCTCGTCGGCGGGGTGACCGCGCTGGTCGCCGACTCCTTCGAGAGCCCGACGCCGGTCACCGCCCTGGTGGCGCTCACCGCGGTCGCGCTGATCCTCGACGCGGTCGACGGACAGGTCGCGCGCCGCACCGGCACCTCGTCCTCCCTGGGCGCGCGGTTCGACATGGAGGTCGACGCCGTCCTCATCCTGGTGCTCAGCATCTATGTGGCCACCCTCCTCGGCCCCTGGGTGCTGCTGATCGGCGCCATGCGCTACGCCTTCGTCGCCGCGGCAAGGGTGCTGCCCTGGCTGAACGGCCGGCTGCCCCCGAGCACGGCCCGCAAGACGGTGGCCGCGCTCCAGGGCGTCCTGCTGCTGGTCGTCGGCGCCGATGTGCTCCCGTATCCGGCGGCCTTCGGCGCCGCCCTGCTGGCCCTGACCCTGCTCAGCTGGTCCTTCGCCCGCGACATCAGGTGGCTGTGGCGCACCCGGGCCGACCGGGCGCAGTGAGCGCGGCGGCGCGCCGGGCGCACAGTGAGCGCCGGGCGCCGACGAGCCCGCCGCCCACCGCCACAGGGGCCCTGCTACCAGTGGAGGACCCCGCTACCAGGGCAGGGTGCCCTCGATGTCGAAGTAGCCTCCCGTCGGGCCGTCCGGGCCCACCGTCGCCATACGGACGATGATCTCGGCGCCCTGCTCGACGGTCTGGTGACCGGTGTGCCCGTTGAGGTCCGTCGCGGTGTAGCCGGGCTCCACGGCGTTGATCCGCATCTCCGGGAACGCCTTCGCGTACTGCACGGTGACCATGTTGACCGTGGCCTTCGACGCCGGATAGGCGACCCCCGGATAGGCGTGCATGGGGGTGCCCGGGGTGGAGACCCGGTCCAGTGAGGCCAGCCCGCTGCTGACATTGACCACGACCGGCGCGGCGGACCGCCGCAGCAGCGGCAGGAAGGCATGGGTCACCCGCACCACGCCGAAGACGTTCGTCTCGAACACCTCCTTCATCATGTCGGCGGTGACCTCGGCGGCGCCGATCACCCCGCCGTCCGGCATCCGCGCCTCGACACCGGCGTTGTTGATCAGTACATCCAGTCCGCCGTCGGCCTCGACCGTCTTCGCGGCGGCGGCCACGGACGCGTCATCGGTGACATCGAGGACGACCAGCCGCGCCCCCGCCCCCAGCCGCTCGGCGGCGCGACGCCCGCGCTCGGCGTCCCGGCTGCCCAGATAGACGGTGTGGCCCGCGGCGATCAGACGGCGGGCGGTCTCGAAGCCGAGACCCTTGTTCGCTCCGGTGATGAGTGTTGTCGTCATGCCCTCCAGGCTGCGTCCGGACCGGGGGAGCAGCCAGGTGCTCCGTCTTCCTGGGACCGCGGGTACCAGGCTCGCCCCCGGCCCGAGGTGCAGACTGGTGACCATGGCGACCACGGAGTTCGGACAGGCGGTACGGCGCTGGCGGGACCGGGTCCCACCGGAGGCCGCCGGGCTGCCGGCCGGCGGACAGCGGCGGGCGGCCGGGCTGCGCCGCGAGGAGCTGGCCCTGCTCGCCGGGATCTCCGTCGACTACGTCACCCGCCTCGAACAGGGCCGGGCCTCCCATCCCTCGACCCAGGTCGTGGAGGCCCTGGCCAGGGCGCTACGGCTGTCGGCGGCCGAGCGCGCCCACCTCTTCCGGCTGGCCGGGCTCGCCCCACCGGGCCCCGAGACGGTCCCCGCGTACATCACCCCGAGCGTCCAGCGACTGCTGGACCGGCTGACCGGAACGCCCGTCGCCGTGAGCGACGCGTCCTGGACGCTGCTCATGGCCAATCCGCCGTATGTGGCCCTGAGAGGCGATCCGTCCCGGTGGCGCGGCAACGAGCGCAACGGAGTCTGGCGCCACTTCGTCAGCGAGGACACCAGCTCCCGGCAGACACATGAGGCCCGGAACGAGTTCCAGGCCGCGCTGGTCGCCGACCTCCGTACGGCCGCCGCCCGCTACCCGGCCGACCAGCGGCTCCGGCGGCTGGTCGCGGAACTGCGCGCGAACAGCGAGCGGTTCGCCGAACTGTGGGACTCCGGCGCCGTCGGCCACCACGAGGCATCGCGCAAGACCATCGACCATCCACGGGTGGGCCCCCTGACGCTGGACTGCGACGTGCTCACCGTGGCGGGCAGCGATCTGCGCATCGTGGTCTACACCGCCGAGCCCGACACCGAGGACGCCGAACGCCTCGCCCTGCTCACGGTGCTGGGCACCCAGACGCTCACCGGCTAGGAGTGTCGTCCTACGGACCGTGCCGCCTACGGCGCGCTGTTCCCCTCCCCGCCCCTTCCCACAACTGGGGCTCCGCCCCAGCCCCCGGCCTGTGAGCTGACCGCGCCGACGGCTGGCTTGTCGACGCACTGGGGTCCAGGGGGGTGAACCCGGGGCTCGGCCCCGGACCCCGGCCGGCCGACCCGGATGTGCGCGGGCATCCGCCCGATCATCGACCGTACTGGCATGCCGACCGCGATCGGTCCGCCGGTGCGGGTGTGCACGGTGGCGACGGTCGGCTTGTCGACTCCTTGGGGTCCAGGGGCGGAGCCCTTGGTTACGGGAAGGGGCGGGGAGGGGAAAGACCCGCCGGACCCCCGTACCCCCGAATCTGGCGATGAGATTTTCATATTTGCGTAATTGGATCGCTGCGTTCCGTAAGATTTTAGGCTCATCCGATGCACGAACCGGCGTTGGCGCGCGCTATCTGAACAGAGGGCGCAACACGGCGCACTCGCGGGGCGTGTGGGGGCCACCCTCGTGCGACGAACAGAAGGACAGCGAAGTCCGGTGAATCTTCAAACCGTGGTGAACGTCGTCACCGCCGTACTCGTCACCCGGGTATTCGGCAGTGACGCCATCGCCCTCCTGCGCCGCGCGGCCGCGATGGGAGTCCGCGTCGGCGTATCGGAACTGCATCGCAACCATCAGGAGGGAGGGGAGCGGTGACCAACGACTTCCCGCGCTCGCGCGAGATCACCTCGATGACCGCCGGACTCCCCGCGGACTTCCGTGCCTTCCACCAACTCCACCGGAAGGCGTACATCGACCGGGCCATGGTCTACCTCGGCAACCACGCGGACGCCGAAGAGGCCGTCGACGCCGCCTTCGAACAACTCCTGCGCTGTTGGCCCAAGGTGCTGACCATGGAGAACCCGGCCGCCTACGCCTGGAAGGTCATGAAGAACCGGGTCATCGACCTCGCCAGGGCCCGCAACCGGGGCCCCGCCCTCCTGGACAACGCGACCTTCGAGACCGCGATCCTCAAGAACGCGGTCGACCCGATCGCCGCCCTGGAGGAGAGCCTGAACCTCTATCAGGCGATCAAGAAACTCCCCGAACGCCAGCAGGACGTGGTCATCCTGCTCCACTGCCGCGGCTACAGCGTCGCCGAGACCGCCACCCACCTCGGCATCACCGAGGCCGGTGTCCGCTCGACCGCCCGCTACGCCCGCCGCCGTCTGCAACAACTCCTGGCCAAGGACAACCGATGACCTCACCCATTGACCGCATCCTCGCGCGGGCCCTGCTCAATCCCACCCCTCCCATCGACTTCGAGGCCGCCGAGGCCCGGCTCGCCGCCCGCCACGCCCACCCCGGCGGCGCCCCGCCCCAGGAGCGCCCCCCGCAACAGGACCGGCGGACCGCCGCGGTCGCCGGAGCCGCGGCGCCGGGCGCGGACGAGCGGATGGCGCAGGATCTGCACACCCTGTGCGAGGCGATCATCGCCCGGCCCGACGCCCTGACCCAGCTGCGGGACTTCCTCACCCGCCGCATCCTCGAACCGCCCGGCTCCCGGGTCCTGGGATGCGTGCTCCAACTGGCCGGGCATGAGGACCACGCCCAGTTCTGGTGGCAGTTCGCCGCCGGGGCGGGCGACCCCGCCGCCGCGTACTGCCTCTACCTCCACCACATGGCGCTGGGCGAGGACGGCCAGGCGCACGCATGGCTCGAGTGGTGGCACGAGCAGGCGGGCAACGACATCCCGCCGGTCACCGACACCGTGGAGGACTGGACCGCCACCGACCATGAGATGGCCGCCGCCCTCCGCATCCTGCACGGCCTGAAGCGGGGACAGGAGGTCCCGCCCGCCACCAGGGCGGTCATCCACTACGTCGCCGAGGCCGTCGACTTCACCGACGACCCCGATATCGACCTCCCGCTGCCGGAGCCGGGGTTCGCCGACCGCATCGAGGATCTCACCACCACCAAGACCACCAAGGCCACCAAGACCACCACGGGCGCCGCGCGGCCGCCCGACCGGGCCGTGCTGCCGGAGCGGCCGCGCAGCGGTTCCCCCGCATAGCGGTTCCCCGTCCAGCGGCACGAAGAGCCGACGGCCGGAGAATGTGTCCGGCCGCCGACTCCCGTTCCCCAAGGCCGCGGTCGCGGAACTCCTCGGAAGGCCGCGTAACTCCTCGGCGCGCGAACCTCAGCGCTGGGCCACCAGATCCTCGAGCGCGACGTTCAGTTCGAGGACGTTCACCCGCGGCTCGCCGATGAAACCGGCCGTGCGGCCCTCGGTCTTGTCCTTGACCAGCGTCTCCACCTGGCCGACGGACAGCCCGTTCCGCTCCGCGACCCGATGGACCTGGATCTTCGCGTACCGCGGGGAGATGTCCGGGTCCAGACCGGAGCCGGAGGACGTCACCGCCTCTGCGGGGACCTGGGACGGCTTGACGGTGTAGCCGGGCACCGAGTTGTTCCTGACGACCGCGGCCTTGGCGTCCCGGACCTGCTGGAGGAGGTCCCCGCTGTCGGCGGAGAGGTTGGTGGCTCCGGACAGCAGCAGCTTGTACCGGGTGTTGACACTGTTGCTGCCGAGCCCGTTCGCCGGACGTCCCTGGAACCACTTCAGATCGGGTTCCGGGGTCTCCTGACCCTTCTTCAGCGGCAGGTCGTACGACTGCCCGATCAGCGAGGAGCCGACGACCTCGCCGTGTGCCGTGATCTCGGAGCCGTTCGCCTTGTCGTGGAACAGCCCCTGGGCGACGCCGGTGACCAGCAGCGGGTAGATGACGCCCGTGACCAGGGTCAGCATCAGCAGGGCGCGCAGCCCGGCGCCGAACAGCCGGACGGTGTTCGTGACGGAGTGGTTCATGGCGATCAGCCGATCCCGGGGATGAGGGAGATGAGGATGTCGATGATCTTGATGCCGACGAAGGGCGCGATCAGGCCGCCGAGACCGTAGATCCCGAGGTTGCGCCGCAGCATCCGGTCCGCGCTCATCGGCCGGTAGCGCACGCCCCGCAGGGCGAGCGGCACCAGTGTGATGATGATCAGCGCGTTGAAGATGACCGCGGACAGGATCGCCGAGTCCGGCGAGGACAACCGCATGATGTTCAGCTTGTCCAGGCCCGGGTAGACCGCCGCGAAGAGCGCCGGGATGATCGCGAAGTACTTCGCGACGTCATTGGCGATGGAGAAGGTGGTCAACGCGCCCCGGGTGATCAGCAACTGCTTGCCGATCTCCACGATCTCGATCAGCTTGGTCGGATTGGAGTCGAGGTCGACCATGTTGCCGGCCTCCTTGGCGGCCGACGTACCGGTGTTCATCGCCACCCCGACGTCCGCCTGCGCCAGCGCCGGGGCGTCGTTGGTGCCGTCCCCGGTCATCGCGACCAGCTTGCCGCCCGCCTGCTCCCGTTTGATCAGGGCCATCTTGTCCTCGGGAGTGGCCTCGGCGAGGAAGTCGTCGACGCCCGCCTCCTCCGCTATCGCCTTGGCCGTCAGCGGATTGTCACCCGTGATCATGACGGTCTTGATGCCCATGCGGCGCAGCTCGTCGAACCGTTCCCGCATGCCCTCCTTGACCACGTCCTTGAGGTGGATGACGCCCAGGACCCGGGCCCCGTCGGCGTCGTGCACCGCCACCAGCAGCGGGGTGCCACCGGCCGCGGAGATCCGGTGGACGATCCGGTCAGCGTCAGCGTCAGCGTCCGCCTCCGCGACCGCGTCCTGGGCGTCCGTGCCGCTCCGCTCCCGGACCCAGGCGATGACCGAACCGGCCGCCCCCTTGCGGATCTTCCGCTCGCCGACGTCCACACCCGACATCCGGGTCTGCGCGGTGAACTCGATCCACTCGGCCCCCACCAACTCGCCCTGGTGGCGCTCGCGCAGCCCGTACGCCTCCTTCGCCAGGACGACGACGGACCGGCCCTCGGGGGTCTCGTCGGCCAGCGAGGACAGCTGGGCGGCGTCCGCCACCTCGGCCTCGGTGGTGCCGGGCACCGGCACGAACTCCGCCGCCCGCCGGTTGCCCAGGGTGATGGTGCCGGTCTTGTCGAGCAGCAGCGTGGAGACGTCACCGGCGGCCTCGACCGCCCGGCCCGACATCGCCAGCACATTGCGCTGCACCAGCCGGTCCATGCCCGCGATGCCGATCGCCGACAGCAGGGCGCCGATCGTCGTCGGGATCAGACAGACCAGCAGCGCCACGAGCACCACCATCGTCAGATGCGTGCCCGCGTAATCCGCGAACGGCGGCAGCGTGGCGCAGGCGAGCAGGAACGCGATGGTCAGCGAGGCGAGCAGGATGTTCAGCGCGATCTCGTTGGGCGTCTTCTGCCGTGCGGCGCCCTCCACCAGGTTGATCATCCGGTCGATGAAGGTCTCGCCGGGCTTGGTGGTGATCCTGATGACGATGCGGTCGGACAGCACCTTCGTCCCGCCGGTCACGGCCGAGCGGTCGCCACCGGACTCCCGGATGACCGGCGCCGACTCGCCGGTGATCGCCGACTCGTCGACCGAGGCGACGCCCTCCACGACATCGCCGTCGCCGGGGATGACATCGCCGGCCTCGCAGACCACCAGGTCACCGATGGTCAGCCCGGTACCGGGGATCCGCTCCTCCGAGCCGTCCCCCAGCAGCCGTCGCGCGACGGTGTCGGTCTTGGCCTTGCGCAGGGTGTCGGCCTGCGCCTTGCCACGGCCCTCGGCGACCGCCTCCGCCAGATTGGCGAAGATCACGGTCAGCCACAGCCAGGCGCTGATCGCCCAGCCGAACCAGTCGCCCGGGTCCTGACACGAGAACGCGGTGGTCAGTACGGACCCGACCAGTACGACGAACATGACGGGCGACTTCACCATCACCCGCGGATCCAGCTTGCGGAAGGCGTCCGGCAGCGACCGCAGCAGCTGCTCGGGGTCGAAGAGACCCGCGCCGACACGGTCCTCGGCCGGGGTGTGCCCGGTGGGAACGCCGCTGTGCGGCGCCCTGGTCGGAGTGGCAGTGGACATGGAGTCCTCGTGGTTTCCTATGCGGTTGGTCATCACGCCAGCCCCTCGGCCAGCGGCCCCAGCGCCAGCGCCGGGAAGTACGTCAGACCGGTGATGATCAGGATCGCGCCCACCAGCAACCCGGTGAACAGGGGCTTCTCGGTGCGCAGAGTGCCCGCGGTGGCCGGGACCGGCCGCTGCCCGGCGAGCGAGCCCGCGAGCGCCAGCACGAAGACCATGGGCACGAAGCGGCCGAACAGCATCGCGAGCCCGGTCGTGGTGTTGTACCAGTCGGTGTTCGCGTTCAGGCCCGCGAAGGCCGAGCCGTTGTTGTTCGAGGCGGAGGTGAAGGCGTACAGCACCTCGGAGAAGCCGTGCGCACCGGAGCCCCGCATCGAGTCCGGCGGCGTCGGCAGGGCCATGGAGGCGGCGGTGAAGATCAGCACCAGCGCCGGGGTGACCAGGATGTAGCAGGCCGCCAGCTTGATCTCGCGGGAACCGATCTTCTTGCCCAGGTACTCGGGCGTACGGCCGACCATCAGCCCGGCGATGAACACCGCGATGATGGCCATGATCAGCATCCCGTAGAGCCCGGAGCCCACACCGCCGGGCGCGATCTCGCCCAGCATCATGCCGAGCATGGTGATGCCGCCGCCCAGGCCGGTGAAGGAGGAGTGGAAGGAGTCCACCGCCCCGGTCGAGGTGAGCGTGGTCGACACCCCGAAGAGCGCCGAGGCGCCCACCCCGAAGCGGGTCTCCTTGCCCTCCATCGCACCACCGGCGGCCTGCAGCGCCGGGCCGTGGTGGGCGAACTCGGTCCACATCAGCAGGGCGACGAAGCCGACCCAGATGGTGACCATGGTCGCCAGGATCGCGTAGCCCTGCTTGACCGAGCCGACCATGACGCCGAAGGTGCGGGTCAGCGCCAGCGGGATGACCAGGATCAGGAAGATCTCGAAGAGGTTGGTGAACGGGGTCGGGTTCTCGAACGGGTGGGCGCTGTTGGCGTTGAAGTACCCGCCACCGTTGGTGCCCAGCTCCTTGATGGCCTCCTGCGAGGCCACGGCCCCGCCGTTCCACTGCTGCGAGCCGCCCATGAACTGGCCGACCTCGTGAATGCCGGAGAAGTTCTGGATCGCCCCGCAGGCGACCAGCACCACAGCGGCGACCGCCGCCACCGGCACCAGGACGCGGACCGTGCCGCGCACCAGATCGGCCCAGAAGTTCCCGAGCTCACCGGTGCGCGAGCGCGCGAAGCCGCGCACCAGCGCCACCGCGACGGCGATGCCCACCGCCGCCGACACGAAGTTCTGCACGGCCAGCCCGGCGGTCTGCACGACGTGGCCCATGGCCTGCTCGCCGGCGTACGACTGCCAGTTGGTGTTCGTCACGAAGGACGCGGCCGTGTCGAACGCCTGCGCGGGCTCGATCGAGGAGAACCCCAGCGAACCGGGCAGGCTGCCCTGGAGCCGCTGCAGCAGATAGAGGAAGAGCACCCCGGCCGCCGAGAAGGCCAGCACCCCGCGCAGATACGCGGTCCAGCGCATCTCGGTGTCGGGGTTGGCACCGATGCCCTTGTAGATCCACTTCTCCACCCGCAGATGCCTGTCGGAGGAGTAGACCCTGGCCATGTAGTTGCCGAGGGGGACGTAGGCGAGCGCGAGCGCCCCCATGAGGGCGAGCAGCTGTAGCACGCCGGAGAGTACGGGACTCATGCTTGTTCTCAGAACCTCTCCGGGAAGATCAGGGCGAGGACGAGATAGCCCAGCAGGGCGACGGCCACGATCAGGCCGACGACGTTTTCGACGGTCACAGCTTCGTCACCCCTTTGGCGACAAAGGCCACCAGCGCGAACACCGCGATCGTGGCGATAACGAAGGCCACATCGGCCATCGCGAGCTCCTGGAGAAGAGGTCGGGGGAGATCCGCGAACAGCGGATCGAATGGACAACGCAAGAAGGAAACCCCGCCCCATGGCCGGATCCGACCGTCGTTGACGGGTCCCATACGGCGATCAGCACGCCTTTGACGCGGCTCTTACGGGCACTGCGGCGAGGGCTGGCCGGAACCGATCGTTCTGCCGCCGAGGGGTGGCGCGAGGCGCCGCGGGGCGGCACGGGCGGCGCGGAAGCCGGGGGAAGAAGGAGCCGAAACGACGAACACCCGCGCCCGGCGGAAAGCCGGAGGCGGGTGTCGATGTGTGCGTGGTGTCCGA encodes the following:
- a CDS encoding sigma-70 family RNA polymerase sigma factor; protein product: MTNDFPRSREITSMTAGLPADFRAFHQLHRKAYIDRAMVYLGNHADAEEAVDAAFEQLLRCWPKVLTMENPAAYAWKVMKNRVIDLARARNRGPALLDNATFETAILKNAVDPIAALEESLNLYQAIKKLPERQQDVVILLHCRGYSVAETATHLGITEAGVRSTARYARRRLQQLLAKDNR
- a CDS encoding potassium-transporting ATPase subunit C, with protein sequence MNHSVTNTVRLFGAGLRALLMLTLVTGVIYPLLVTGVAQGLFHDKANGSEITAHGEVVGSSLIGQSYDLPLKKGQETPEPDLKWFQGRPANGLGSNSVNTRYKLLLSGATNLSADSGDLLQQVRDAKAAVVRNNSVPGYTVKPSQVPAEAVTSSGSGLDPDISPRYAKIQVHRVAERNGLSVGQVETLVKDKTEGRTAGFIGEPRVNVLELNVALEDLVAQR
- a CDS encoding zinc-dependent alcohol dehydrogenase, which encodes MTRTARAFWLRSPGHGEIREVDLAEPGPEDVVVRTLCSGVSRGTETLVFRGGVPESQYSAMRAPFQDGEFPGPVKYGYLNVGLVEEGPASLRGRTVFSLYPHQTRYVVPASAVTPVPEGVPAPRAVLAGTVETAVNAAWDAAPLLGDRIAVVGAGMVGASVAAVLSRFPAVRVQLVDADPARAEVARALGVDFALPGEAAGDLDLVVHASATEQGLARSLELLAPEGTVLELSWYGDRRIGLPLGEAFHSRRLTVRSSQVGTVSPARGARRSYGDRMALALELLADPAFDALVTGECGFEELPEVLPRLASGEIPGLCHRVRYDAESAVSSV
- the kdpB gene encoding potassium-transporting ATPase subunit KdpB, producing the protein MTNRIGNHEDSMSTATPTRAPHSGVPTGHTPAEDRVGAGLFDPEQLLRSLPDAFRKLDPRVMVKSPVMFVVLVGSVLTTAFSCQDPGDWFGWAISAWLWLTVIFANLAEAVAEGRGKAQADTLRKAKTDTVARRLLGDGSEERIPGTGLTIGDLVVCEAGDVIPGDGDVVEGVASVDESAITGESAPVIRESGGDRSAVTGGTKVLSDRIVIRITTKPGETFIDRMINLVEGAARQKTPNEIALNILLASLTIAFLLACATLPPFADYAGTHLTMVVLVALLVCLIPTTIGALLSAIGIAGMDRLVQRNVLAMSGRAVEAAGDVSTLLLDKTGTITLGNRRAAEFVPVPGTTEAEVADAAQLSSLADETPEGRSVVVLAKEAYGLRERHQGELVGAEWIEFTAQTRMSGVDVGERKIRKGAAGSVIAWVRERSGTDAQDAVAEADADADADRIVHRISAAGGTPLLVAVHDADGARVLGVIHLKDVVKEGMRERFDELRRMGIKTVMITGDNPLTAKAIAEEAGVDDFLAEATPEDKMALIKREQAGGKLVAMTGDGTNDAPALAQADVGVAMNTGTSAAKEAGNMVDLDSNPTKLIEIVEIGKQLLITRGALTTFSIANDVAKYFAIIPALFAAVYPGLDKLNIMRLSSPDSAILSAVIFNALIIITLVPLALRGVRYRPMSADRMLRRNLGIYGLGGLIAPFVGIKIIDILISLIPGIG
- a CDS encoding helix-turn-helix transcriptional regulator yields the protein MATTEFGQAVRRWRDRVPPEAAGLPAGGQRRAAGLRREELALLAGISVDYVTRLEQGRASHPSTQVVEALARALRLSAAERAHLFRLAGLAPPGPETVPAYITPSVQRLLDRLTGTPVAVSDASWTLLMANPPYVALRGDPSRWRGNERNGVWRHFVSEDTSSRQTHEARNEFQAALVADLRTAAARYPADQRLRRLVAELRANSERFAELWDSGAVGHHEASRKTIDHPRVGPLTLDCDVLTVAGSDLRIVVYTAEPDTEDAERLALLTVLGTQTLTG
- a CDS encoding CDP-alcohol phosphatidyltransferase family protein; the protein is MALNNPYNTTPLRNETAVGAAAQLLLLVLLGTAIDLGPAGWLTGLAFAVATWAVLTRALQRSWLASFGAANRVTLARATLVGGVTALVADSFESPTPVTALVALTAVALILDAVDGQVARRTGTSSSLGARFDMEVDAVLILVLSIYVATLLGPWVLLIGAMRYAFVAAARVLPWLNGRLPPSTARKTVAALQGVLLLVVGADVLPYPAAFGAALLALTLLSWSFARDIRWLWRTRADRAQ
- the kdpF gene encoding K(+)-transporting ATPase subunit F is translated as MTVENVVGLIVAVALLGYLVLALIFPERF
- the kdpA gene encoding potassium-transporting ATPase subunit KdpA produces the protein MSPVLSGVLQLLALMGALALAYVPLGNYMARVYSSDRHLRVEKWIYKGIGANPDTEMRWTAYLRGVLAFSAAGVLFLYLLQRLQGSLPGSLGFSSIEPAQAFDTAASFVTNTNWQSYAGEQAMGHVVQTAGLAVQNFVSAAVGIAVAVALVRGFARSRTGELGNFWADLVRGTVRVLVPVAAVAAVVLVACGAIQNFSGIHEVGQFMGGSQQWNGGAVASQEAIKELGTNGGGYFNANSAHPFENPTPFTNLFEIFLILVIPLALTRTFGVMVGSVKQGYAILATMVTIWVGFVALLMWTEFAHHGPALQAAGGAMEGKETRFGVGASALFGVSTTLTSTGAVDSFHSSFTGLGGGITMLGMMLGEIAPGGVGSGLYGMLIMAIIAVFIAGLMVGRTPEYLGKKIGSREIKLAACYILVTPALVLIFTAASMALPTPPDSMRGSGAHGFSEVLYAFTSASNNNGSAFAGLNANTDWYNTTTGLAMLFGRFVPMVFVLALAGSLAGQRPVPATAGTLRTEKPLFTGLLVGAILIITGLTYFPALALGPLAEGLA
- a CDS encoding SDR family oxidoreductase; the protein is MTTTLITGANKGLGFETARRLIAAGHTVYLGSRDAERGRRAAERLGAGARLVVLDVTDDASVAAAAKTVEADGGLDVLINNAGVEARMPDGGVIGAAEVTADMMKEVFETNVFGVVRVTHAFLPLLRRSAAPVVVNVSSGLASLDRVSTPGTPMHAYPGVAYPASKATVNMVTVQYAKAFPEMRINAVEPGYTATDLNGHTGHQTVEQGAEIIVRMATVGPDGPTGGYFDIEGTLPW